One part of the Candidatus Zixiibacteriota bacterium genome encodes these proteins:
- a CDS encoding M28 family peptidase, giving the protein MFIKSICAIFIIFLTSFAPVSGADLYKISVESNTSAGYLNSLTIQPVMQLHDGYLILCDKQNYDLIQQSSIDIKLIASNVDVDELSIDLRRDKSNAQKYPVLFEQGDVRIFNIDAKSISTGDISPIVRTPEKIIYTPYQALNPDYTLGNIDLQWLIDQIEQDSVEAYLYRLEAFYRRLTGTDSCFASADWIADKFASFGYDSIYYDPFTGSQLWDRHLVPSVNIVCTKLGTLFPDYQIIVGGHFDAVPDCPGADDDGTGTAGTLEIARILADIETEVTFVFIAFDSEESWMWGSYHYMDEAAARGDKILYMMNLDMIGHWTNDDWADLYYGASITYSELWKVLADSLVGIHGDLSGSTASDHLPFQEAGIPVTFVQEYFFSDNYHYPSDSTSYINFEYMTRMIKASIATVAVISEAPISVEIESVFDVGNGHAIRINWSHDLIADVDFFRIYYNTNPPTGLDFVDVDGSFTGYTIEGLTTGQEYTIYIDAYDSDGNRSFLRHPVNVTPYLYPQAPTGVTARPLLRSIEINWNSENAELDFSHYMILRDEVPLPVTLTAGPYIDNDVNLGADFHSYRVAAVDNDGYISDLAGIEPQITRAATLEPGTVLGINRSSNLATSIVNEAVTGQFIRDALTPFNFDYYSDSAYTSKPANERLGLYDLLDYELLVLGGESAREDDFGASITMGGILEDIEYYISLGGKVIIFGRWGDFKTGPSEYQNDYFNEGNSDYNYNALFHIDTRTKFVHTIDVTTMYSDLIGAHSNLPGYPALSWDSLAAVDHSSPWVEVSGIPCPTFVDLGYSGSDLDILYTYDSRTDAYQAENKPIAWRYLGDDYQYIFFEMPLTFFDHSTALTVMQTAITELLSVGSAGEVLFEPQVIDVDNLPTLVEIYLGNFENGKTAADVDVSSILLNGSLSPVSTTILPTYSYFTGEVLNLEFNAADVLATYGQVDYSGSYSYITSWQFTGEGESNSAAGYVTLIAESQVLIGDANGDGDVNVGDAVYLINHVFRGGLPPVPLEAGDANCDGSVNVGDAVYLINHVFKGGPGPCE; this is encoded by the coding sequence ATGTTTATCAAATCTATATGCGCGATTTTTATCATTTTCCTTACCTCATTTGCCCCGGTTTCCGGAGCCGATCTATATAAGATCTCGGTTGAGAGTAACACCAGCGCGGGCTATTTAAATTCCCTCACAATACAACCTGTCATGCAATTGCATGACGGATATTTGATACTTTGTGATAAACAAAACTATGATTTAATTCAGCAATCATCAATTGACATTAAACTTATAGCGTCTAATGTTGATGTCGATGAGCTGTCGATCGATCTCCGACGCGATAAAAGCAATGCTCAGAAATACCCGGTGCTTTTTGAGCAGGGAGATGTGCGGATATTCAATATTGATGCCAAGAGTATATCGACCGGAGATATTTCACCGATAGTCAGGACTCCCGAGAAAATAATTTATACGCCTTATCAGGCTCTTAATCCCGATTATACGTTGGGCAATATCGATCTGCAATGGCTGATTGATCAAATCGAGCAGGATTCGGTGGAGGCCTACCTTTATCGTCTGGAGGCATTTTATCGCAGGTTAACCGGCACTGATTCCTGCTTTGCCTCGGCCGACTGGATTGCCGATAAATTCGCGTCGTTTGGATATGATTCAATTTATTATGATCCTTTTACCGGTTCTCAATTGTGGGATCGCCATCTGGTACCCAGCGTCAATATAGTCTGTACAAAATTGGGAACTTTATTTCCAGATTATCAAATCATCGTCGGCGGGCATTTCGACGCCGTGCCTGATTGTCCGGGAGCGGACGATGATGGTACCGGAACGGCGGGGACGCTGGAAATAGCCAGGATATTGGCAGATATTGAGACTGAAGTGACATTTGTATTTATTGCTTTTGATTCCGAGGAATCTTGGATGTGGGGTTCCTATCATTACATGGATGAAGCCGCGGCGCGCGGTGATAAAATTCTGTATATGATGAATCTGGATATGATCGGGCATTGGACCAATGACGACTGGGCGGATTTGTATTATGGCGCGAGTATTACATATTCGGAGTTGTGGAAAGTCCTTGCGGATTCCCTGGTTGGGATTCATGGCGATTTATCAGGTTCGACAGCATCGGATCATTTGCCCTTTCAGGAAGCGGGTATCCCAGTTACTTTTGTTCAGGAATATTTTTTCTCCGACAATTATCATTATCCCAGCGATAGTACATCCTATATAAATTTTGAATATATGACGCGAATGATAAAAGCATCGATTGCTACCGTCGCGGTTATCAGTGAAGCTCCGATTTCGGTTGAAATTGAATCGGTTTTTGACGTTGGTAACGGACATGCCATCCGGATAAATTGGAGCCATGATTTAATTGCCGATGTTGATTTCTTCCGCATATACTATAATACCAATCCTCCAACAGGTTTGGATTTTGTTGATGTGGATGGCTCCTTTACAGGTTATACAATTGAAGGGTTGACGACCGGGCAGGAATATACGATCTATATTGATGCTTACGATTCTGATGGCAATCGCTCGTTTTTACGCCATCCTGTCAACGTAACGCCGTATTTGTATCCCCAGGCTCCAACGGGTGTGACCGCCAGACCATTATTGCGGTCGATTGAAATTAACTGGAATAGCGAGAATGCGGAGCTTGATTTTAGCCATTATATGATACTGAGAGACGAAGTGCCGTTACCGGTAACATTGACCGCCGGACCTTATATCGACAATGATGTAAATTTGGGCGCGGACTTTCATTCATATCGAGTAGCAGCCGTTGATAATGATGGATATATCTCTGATTTAGCGGGTATCGAACCGCAAATAACAAGGGCAGCGACACTTGAACCGGGAACTGTATTGGGGATCAACCGCTCCAGTAATTTGGCGACCAGTATTGTCAATGAAGCCGTCACCGGACAGTTTATCCGCGATGCTTTAACACCGTTCAATTTTGATTATTATTCGGATTCGGCATATACTTCAAAACCGGCCAATGAAAGACTGGGTCTTTATGATTTACTTGATTATGAGCTTTTGGTATTAGGCGGTGAATCTGCCCGGGAAGATGATTTTGGAGCGTCGATCACGATGGGGGGAATTCTTGAAGATATTGAATATTACATATCGTTGGGCGGAAAAGTTATAATATTCGGACGATGGGGAGATTTCAAAACCGGACCATCGGAATATCAGAATGACTATTTTAATGAAGGTAACTCCGATTATAATTACAACGCTCTTTTTCATATTGATACCCGTACCAAATTCGTCCATACAATTGACGTCACAACTATGTACTCGGATTTAATCGGGGCACATTCCAATTTACCGGGCTATCCGGCTCTGAGTTGGGACAGTCTGGCGGCCGTCGATCACTCGTCGCCCTGGGTGGAAGTATCCGGGATTCCTTGTCCGACATTTGTCGATCTGGGCTATTCCGGTTCAGATCTTGACATTCTTTATACCTATGATTCAAGAACGGATGCCTACCAGGCGGAAAACAAGCCGATTGCCTGGAGGTATTTGGGCGATGATTATCAGTATATCTTTTTCGAGATGCCCTTGACATTTTTTGACCATTCTACAGCATTGACCGTCATGCAAACCGCGATCACCGAGCTATTGTCGGTCGGATCTGCCGGGGAAGTTTTGTTTGAACCGCAGGTAATTGATGTCGACAATTTACCGACATTGGTCGAAATCTATCTGGGCAATTTTGAAAATGGAAAAACCGCCGCGGACGTTGATGTCTCGTCGATTTTATTAAATGGCAGTCTTTCGCCCGTTTCGACAACTATTCTCCCGACATATTCATACTTCACCGGTGAAGTTCTGAATTTAGAATTCAATGCCGCTGATGTATTGGCGACTTACGGTCAGGTAGATTATAGCGGGAGCTATAGTTATATAACCTCCTGGCAATTTACGGGCGAAGGTGAATCCAATTCCGCCGCAGGTTATGTTACATTAATTGCCGAATCACAAGTTTTAATCGGCGACGCCAATGGGGACGGGGATGTTAATGTCGGCGACGCAGTGTATTTGATAAATCATGTATTCAGAGGCGGGCTGCCGCCGGTTCCTTTGGAAGCGGGCGACGCCAATTGTGATGGTTCGGTAAACGTGGGGGATGCGGTGTATTTAATAAATCATGTCTTCAAAGGCGGCCCCGGACCCTGTGAATAA